In the genome of Nerophis ophidion isolate RoL-2023_Sa linkage group LG28, RoL_Noph_v1.0, whole genome shotgun sequence, the window cacagagatgtatggataacctgcagatgcatttgcaacgataaagtcaacgaaatcacaaaggtgagttttgttgttgacttatgtgctaatcagacatattaggttgcggcgtgactgccagctaatcgatgctaacatgctatgctaatagatgctaacatgctatttaccggcgatgacagacatggcacggagatgtatggataacctgcagatgcatttgcaatgataaagtcaacaaaatcacaaaggtgagttttgttgatgttgacttatgtgctaatcagacatatttggtcacggcgtgactgccagctaatcgatgctaacatgctatttaccagcggtgctaaagcagacatggcacagagatgtatggataacctgcagatgcatttgcaactatattacgtttccttccatccatccatccatccattttctaccgcttattccctttttggggtcgcggggggcgccggcgcccatctcagctacaatcgggctgaaggcggcgtacaccctggacaagtcgctacctcattgcagggccaacactgatagacagacaactttcacactcacattcacacactagggccaatttagtgttgccaatcaacctatccccaggtgcatgtctttggaagtgggaggaagccggagtacccggagggaacccacgcattcacggggagaacatgcaaactccacacagaaagatcccgagcctgggtttgaacccaggactgcaggaccttcgtattgtgaggcagacgcactaacccctctgccaccgtgaagcccgtttccttccacccacatttaatgcgaaaaaaaacacataccaatcgacggatttaagttgctccataatcataaaatgcgaaagtcctgatcgtttggtccgcacattttacaggcggtgctaacgcagctattcggccatgctatggctatgaatagcgtcaatagctattcgctcaatagcttcagtttcttcttcaatactttcatactccaaccatctgtttcaatacatgcgtaatctgttgaatcgcttaagccgctgaaatctgagtctgaatccgagctaatgtcgctatatcttgctgtggtattcccattgtttgtttacattggcagcactgtaagACGTCACAGGAAAACGGATAGTGGTTTAGAAGATAGcggaaataaggcactttaaagctttatttagggatattccggggccggtaaaattaaaaaaaataaaataaaaaaatacaacaagccactgggaactgatttttattgtttttaacccttttgaaattgtgataatgttcccctttaactccttgcttggcactcagcgtcaagggttgggggttaaatgaccaaatgattcccgagcgcagcctccgctgccctcacctcccaggggtgaacttggggatgggtcaaatgcagaggataatttcaccacacctactgtgtgactaccattgggactttaactttaacttacatagggactgtgaatgattccaaaaagtgcagttcctttgAAATAGAAAAATAGAACAAgatatcatgtgaagtgaagtgaattatatttatatagcgcttttctctggtgactcaaaacactttacatagcaaaatccaatatctaagttacatttaaaacaatgtgggttgaactgggagcaggtgggtaaagtgtcttgcccaaggacacaacagcagtgactaggatggcagaagctgggatcaaacctggaaccctcaagttgctggcacgactactctaccaaccaagctataccgccccaagtaatAAGAacataatatatcaataataaaacgCCTCAAAGTAAATTTGATGAATTCATCTTTATACAGTCCTTTTATCAGGCTTTCCCTTTTAAAGGGCAAAGTTATCgcagggtcttttgtcctaatgactgtctggtTTAAGTGAGGAGACTATAATTAAGGAAAACACTTTATTTACAAATGGACTACAATAAGTCACTCATTTTTACAGGTAGCCAAAGTTGGGATATAATTAAGATAATGAAGAATGAAGTcattaagaaatgtttaatatagcttagaataggccgtgcaactaatcatatgtcctgagttccagttgaaactgggtgcaagttcatgcccacgcacatacactcttatcgcccacattcttgccactgtttacgtggcttcttggccgaggtctgaaggacaacaccagatatgaagtcggagtccagggagaaaaaaaGCACCAGTCAATATCTCACAGAAGGAACCTTCCTGGTGTAACCTGACACCACCACAAAGGTTCCTCCATGCTCGTGCTCGTACTACCTGGCTTGGTAGGCTCATACCCGcctaccaagccaaagacttaggtccaatgacgtaacagggcgtagctgccgctgattggacagacacgcaaataccacattttcaccACTCCCCGTTGTCGGTTAAAAACATAGCTTtgtgctgcactttggacacacctgctgtaggctacaaggagctagcagctacacaacagctaagctaaaacagcacatttaagcatatcaaataattatcgttgcttaatacgtacacaaagtctccaaaacagaagtctgatagaaagtatccagtaacaaacctgTCCGCAACATTCAACGTTCGTTGCCATGAGCTtgacttaatgaattattgtggccactaggtgttaCGAAAGATCAAATCGaacaattgcaaaagcatccgtcataaggttactgttttttttatatttgtgtcaatatgtataagcatcctcagccttcccgggaaggtctattcaggtgtactggagaggagtttatgccgcatagtcgaacctcggattcaggaggaacagtgtggtttcctccttgtactctatcgttttttgttttttttccatcatcacatatatttcttcaacggcagcagttagtcgctgagtcaccaacactcacatcatttgtaatgtggacatgttcacacaataaaaaccctttacacttacattggatctctgctttgatgtgtcgatcacttccgcctctgtTTGTTAGCAGCTAAAAGACTTAAgcatccgcatacaaacaattaataaggacgtttactctgttaaacgacacacgtgtgcacatgtacgttgtaattaagaccaagAAACCATAagaaccaaaacaacgtattatccgccagacgccatcttgttttgttcttcctcctgtgtgacgtcttcgaggtgttctcaaccgcggaacaaatgttggccaaacacgtgtttcactgggacaatagtgagtggtgcactttTCCTTCGCCCAGCCACAGACCAACAAAAAAAGTCCCAtttaagagttgctggtgtaacaataggaagaatatattccactcctctcttctaCACGcagcttatgaggtaatataaattatatatttttatattatttatcttatttacctgatatgttgttcgaagctaacgtgctagcgttagcccgttagcaggcctttgtagcaaatgctatcgtgtttttttttaggagtgtattttatatgttctctatgagaattttattgacttatttaatactttaactgtttttttcgctttatatTACAGTCACCCTTAACGTCATTAAATATCTGTTACTAGAAAGGAACGAACGtctcgtaatttaagtctggaataaatCACATGTTATCATAATAAcaatagcgcttttcagtgtactcaaagatgctttacaggataaaaattcaattattaaatttatttttattattattataacagtgtaatataatgtattacaaatacattgcagtggtctgctttgTGTTGCTGCTAACTtcattagcaataaatacaaatgatgttgtTTGCACGCACTTTTATTACCTTGatgacatccatccatgtttctaccgcttgtcccttttgaggttgcgagGGTTGGGGggtggagtctatctcagctgcattcgggcagacatatcatggaaattaaatcaactgatgcTTGTTATTACGAATACACTATTTGGACAATTGTAAGCAATTAATGCTCATTCAGagagacaaaaataaatatttaatgaaataaatgttaaatattaaaaatggctttaatatactgcacacaaattGAACAcacatcaatattttgtttgtaatcaaagCATGAGGTACACAaatattctaatatatatatatatataaagtgccaTCCCAAGGAATTGTCCAaagtgttttggtatcctggagcattcaaagttcctttcattggaactgaggggcaaagcccaactcctgaaaaactaaccccacaccataattcctcccccaccaaatttcacacgagACACGATGCCGTCAgaaatgtagcattctcctggcaacctccaaacccagactggccCATCAGATTGCTAGATGgaaaaagcgtgactcatcagtccagagaaggtgtctccactgctctagagtccagtggcgacgtgctttacaccactgcatcccacgctttgcattggactaggTGATGCATGGCTTAaatgcagctgcacggccatggaaagtCATTCCATTAAGCTCTCTGCCtactgtacgtgggttaattggaTGGTCACATGAAgttcggagctctgtagcaactgattgtgcagaaagtctttgcactatgcgcttcagcatctgctgacccctttCTGtccgtttacgtggcctaccacttcatggctgagttgttgttgttcccaAACCCTTCACTTTTCTGGTAATAAAATTGACTTTGGAACATTTAGAAGCGagaacatttcacgactggatttgttgcacaggtggcttcctatgacagttccatgctggaaatcactgagtgcggcccattctttcacaaaatgtttgtagaaacagtctccatgcctaagtgcttgattttataattgattagaacacctgattctcatcatttggatgggtggccaaatacttttggcaatatagtgggtATATATACTCTCACGCCAGCACATTTCCTAAGGTGTGAGTGAGGTTCAAccaacatactatcacacggccacactcgctggcacttgttacacgtgcttcgctgcacttctgtttgttttctgttgggttaaaaatgttgctttcgtagaaggaagaacaaggagaggatattgcgcgTAAAAGTTAAGCCAACTGGCCACAGCTCtgcagtcctggtcaccgttgacgtgaggtgggactattttggaggtgcatgtcaaggttggctggtaggttggtagtgggaggagcgagttggcgtcacttgatgctggaGCACAATGAAAcgtttatacgtgcagactgacttaatgcagtcatgacggtattaaaatcccagcaggaggtttttcataagttgttactttttatcaataattaatgtaaatgcagaaaacaagatcaattacacaattcataatattcaataactgatgattattccatgtgtagaagaacatcaccaccaattggtgtcagtccacttggaaaatattatatttgaaggactaaaaaatatttgacacatctgagctgaagtttgtttgtgttgtcttgcgaacgtccaacagatgaacgctcatCAAGAAGAACGTCCTCTTCAACAGCAGggggatccacagcccccccacattaaagaagaaAAGGAAGCTCCCTGGGTTACTCAGGAGGAAGAGTTTGTTCCAGAGCAGGAGAAGGCGGAtctcaccaagtttccactgactgttgtctctgtgaagactgaagagcatgaagacaaaccacctgagtcctcacagcttcatcacagtccaagtaagcacaacatatAGATGTCATTCAATATGTAtgctaaatagtaaaaaaactgCTAGTACAAGGCGGCTAACATTATAGGTAATGGTAGTCCTCTATTGTTCCTTTAAAGCCCCTTTAAATCACCAACATTACTCCATTTACTTGTAGTGACCtgtatattaaccaagtattagcagcATTGTAATTGTAAGAGCTAACTTCGAGAAACTACTCTTAGTCAAACAGATCCTTGCTCGCAGAGAGGTTGACTAGCTACTGAGCtgttgctgcatcgcctctgagttagtAAGTttgttctagattataaatcatgcctcacgCTTGTATCGGCAAAGGTTGTGACCATACACCGAGAAGTTGGCCAAATTTGTTTTCAACCCAAAGATGTCACTAGAAAGACACGGCAAGATGCTCATTTAGCAACAAGCTGGACGAGCTGAAGCTGCAGATTGCGACAAATAAGATGGTCGGGGACAGCTGCATTCTGCTCATCACGGAGACGTGGCTTCACCCGCTCATCCCGGACGCGGCTATCAAGCTAGCGGGCCTCACAACATATCGGCATGACTGAACCAAagactccggtaagagcagaggaGGGGGGTTAGCATCTACGTCAACAACAGCTGGTGCACCAACAACAAGACTGTTACCAGTCACTGGAGTACGTTACTGTGAAATGCAGACCCATCTACCTTCCACGGgagtttaatgttgtcatggtaatGGCTGTTCACATACTAGTACAGCACTCAGGGTGTTACTTGACTCCATTAGCGGTCAACAAAGTGCGTACCTTGAGGCGGTGCACATCATTGCTGGGGACAAAAAAGGctacccttttttttattttagctctGCGTTCTATACCATCCTCCACCACAGACTGGTGCCCAAACTAACAGGGCTGGGACTGTCTTCCTCCATCTGCCACTGGATCCTGGACTCCCTGACAAATCGCTCTCAGAGGGTGGAGGTAGGCTCCCACCTCCAAGCATCCATCAGCAtcagcaccggctccccccagggctgcgtaCTAAGCCCCCTACTCTACACCCTCCACACTCATGCCAGCAATACCACTATTAAGTTTGTAGACGACACCACAGGAGTGGGACTCATTTCCTGGAGGGATGATTCTGCCTACAGGAATGAAGTAGAGCGGTTGACTGGGTGGTGCAGGGAAAACAACCTGGTCCTTAACACCACCAAGACGAAGGAGCTGATCATGGACTTCCGGAAGTAAAAAACGATAAACATCCAACCACTGTACATCAACGGGGACTATGTGGAAAGGGTCTCTAACTTCAGATACTTGGGCATCCAGATCGAGGAAGACCTGTCGAGGGGTGCGAACGCCTCAGTGACCATCAAAAAGGCATAGCAGAGACTTTACTTTCTGAGACTCCTCAAAAAGAACCACCTGTCACCAAAACTGCTTGTGTCCTTCTATTGCTGCTCAATAGAGAgtgtgctgacatactgcatgtgtgtgtggtatgccagctgcacggtggcagagagaaatacccttcagagggtcataaaaactgccatgaagatcactggctgctctctcccctccctAGATAAACTGTACAGTGCAAGGTGCCTCCAAAAGGCCCATCATGAGGGACCCATCTCACCCCGGACATAAACTGTTTGAACTGCTGCCCtcgggcaggagatacaggacaataaaatgccggacaaactgatttaaaaacactttttacccgagaacaatagtgtcgctgaacacaaggcATGAAAAAGAacgactgtgcatgtgagctgtgtgtttggtatttttaagtattttatgtatttgtatctatttaaaaaaatagagctgtttggccacaatatccagcaatatgtttggaggaaaaaaaggtgaggcctttaatcccaggaacaccatccccaccgtcaagcatggcggtgatagtattatgttctgggtctgtttttctgccaatggaactggtgctttaaatgagacaatgaaaagggaagattgcctccaaattcttcaggacaacctaaaatcattagcccgGAGGTTAGGtgttgggtgcagttgggtgttccaacaggacaaggaccccaaacacacatcaaaagtcgttaaggaatggctaaatcaggcttgaaataaggttttagaatgaccttcccaaagtcctgactgaaacgcgtggacaatgctgaagaaacaagtccatgtcagaaaatcaacaaatttagctgacctgcaccaattttatcaagaggagtggtcaaaaattcaaccagaagcttcttGTTGCAGTgacacttgccaagggacatgtaagcaaatattaacattgctgtatgtatacttttgacccagcacatttggtcactttttcagtagactcataatacattcataaaagagccaaactttatgaatgttttttgtgtccAACAAGtgtgtgcttcaatcactctttcacaaaaaacaagagttgtagaaattattcgaaactcaagacagccatgacattattctctttacaagtgtatgtaaacttatgatcacgactgtatatacgtcTGGTACTTGTAACCGCGTGGTTGTCCTTGTTCTGTCTAATTTAACTAACCGTAAAAATAAGTTACTTATGCCAGTCCATTTGTAGAATAAACTTAAATCGATGCTTGTGCATATTCAGAAAAAAACAtaccataaataaatacatgcggcaataaaaatatactttaaaatgccggacaaactataaactagggccaatttagtgttgccaatcaacctatccccaggtgcatgtctttggaggtgggaggaagccggagtacctggcgggaacccacgcagtcacggggagaacatgcaaactccacacagaaagatcccgagcccaggaccgAACCCAGgcccttcgtattatgaggcacacATACCAGTGTTTCCATATACAGTATAGGATTGGCACCTAACAGAACTACACCTAGGATTGGTTATCTATATAATAAAACCATTCTCGGACCCTGAAGTCTACAtataaacttaaaggcctactgaaattagattttcttatttaaacgggatagcacgtacattctatgtgtcatacttgatcatttcgccatattgccatatttttgctgaagggatttagtagagaacatccacgataaagttcgcaacttttggtcgctaataaaaaagcctcgcctttaccagaagtagcagacaatgtgcgcgtgacgtcaccggtgtgagggctcctcacttcctcacattgtttttaatgggagcttccaacagcaagagctattcggaccgggaaaatgacaacttccccattaatttgagcgaggatgaaagatatgtGGCAGagtatattgatagcgaaggactacaaaaaataaaaaattaaaaaataaagtttagaaaaaaaggcgattgccttgggagcgattcagatgtttttagacacatttactaggagaattctgggaaatcccttatctttccattgtgttgctagtgttttagtgagttaaatagtacctgatagtcggaggggtgtgtccacgggtgtgttgacgccagtgtctgagggaagtcacggcagctgcatggacggcgcaagctccgcagatctccggtaagaggcgactttttaccacaattttctcaccgaaacctgccggtttacaAGTGGTCGCGATCCATTTTCACTTGACCGTTCCgatccatagtaaatcttcacctctgggaattttaaacaaggaaacaccgtgtgtttgtgtggctaaaggctaaagctttccacctccatctttctactttgacttctccattattaattgaacaaattgcaaaagattcagcaacacagatgtccaaaatactgtgtaattgcgcaatgaaaagagacgacttttagccgcaagtggtgctggctaatatgtcccctccaactcgaggcgtcacgcgcacgcgtcatcatacgcgtcatcatacgcgtcatcattccgcgacgttttcaacaagaaactctgcgggaaatttaaaattgtaatttagtaaactaaaccggccgtattggcatgtgttgcaatgttaatatttcatcattgatatataaactatcagactgcatgatcggtagtagtgggtttcagtaggcctttaatccattccataatttaattccacatactgatatgctaaatgttctaagtgttgtacgtgcatacaaatgttttgaattagatcttcctctaaggttatatttctcctattTAGTTGAGAAgagttgttgtacattctttggtagcaggttatagtttgctttgtacttcATTTtcgctgtttgcaattttaccaaatcgccaaactttaatatttttgactcaataaataaagggtttgtattttCTCTATAACCAACATAATGTATCAGTCTAATTGAACTttttaacacagttaacgaatgtagcacacatttgtagttatttccccatatttctgcacaataactccgGTATGGTAACaatagtgagcagtagagaatacgaAGTgctttttggcccaggacgtattttgctttattcattattgaaatgtttttgccaccttatgttgcatattgtgtatatgagatttccagttaattttatcatctattaatattCCCAGAAATCTGTttgcttttaccctttcaatgtctacttcGTCCATTCGTGTTTGTGTATGATGCTCTtctctactgttaccaaatagcattattttagtttgactgagattcaaagatagtctttttttaataaaccatttttttaatttgttcatttcttccgttattatttgtattatcttctgtgtgttctctcctgaacagaaagcagttgtgtcgtctgcaaattaaACAGGCCGCTTCATATAATAACCTGTTTTTTACTGACTgaatctggacatttctcaagcatgtttgtaattttgtgtcctgcagatgtttgtgaagaacaacttctgcctgaaaaacaggagtgtagcttcaggatggtgaaggaggatccatcaaaaaaaaagaccaggtgccacggaccctctggcgtctccttttcctctttgacacagaccctCTCCTGTAAAAAGGAAAAGGAATACTTACTGATgccccacattaaaaaggaagaggaggaacactgcatcagtcagcctaaaaggttggaggagttcccagtgactggtgtccctgaagatgatgaggtcaaaggtgaaagtgaagagaagagagaggcggagcctccaagcagcacctcatcacaacacatgacaacagaagctgatggagaccactgtggaggatcacaagcagacaagctcttagctccactatcagatagtgaggacacaacgtcacactctcctgacactgatgatgaagactctaaagatgataagacatgtcacactgacaacactcacttcacatgttctcactgtgacaaaacctttaaataccattgtcacCTGAAAGTACAcacgagaatacacactggagaaaaaccttttccctgttcaatctgtggcaaaagttttgtacaaagtccccatttgaaagtacacatgagaacacacactggtgaaaaacctttttcttgctcagtatgtggtaaaaattttgttttaagtaaacatttgaaagtacacatgagaacacacacgggtgaaaaacattttgtctgttcaatctgtggtaaaggttttacacaaagtaacactttgaaagaacacatgacaacacacactggtgaaaaaccttttgtctgttcaacctgtggtaaaggttttacacgaagtcaatatttgaaagtacacatgagaacacacactggtgaaaaacctttttcctgttcaatctgtggtaaaggttttacagaaagtcgacATTTGAatgtacacaagagaacacacactggtgaaaaatcacattcctgttcaatctgcaacagaagctttggcgaccgatcaaaccttgtagcacacatgagaacacacactggagagaaatcACATTCCTGTTTAATCTGCAACAGAAGGTTTTGTGAACGATCAAACCTTGttagacacatgagaacacacactggagagaaatcacattcctgttcaatctgcaacagaagcttttgtgaacgatcaaaccttgtagtacacatgagaagacacacaggagagaaagtgttgaattgcagtgtgtgtggtgaaagattatcgtctaagtaccagtgtaagaaacacaagtgtgctggtgagaacagcagcagcaaatgaaactgcataatttgaaataaactgtcaagactttaattttgatgttttatattaatgcttttttcagtcaagcacatgcattagtatgcaacattgtgtacttttattaaaaaatggacagaacaCTTTGAGTAAAAAGGTGAGCTTAAACAGTACGAGACTTcttttacatgcaataaacattgtcaagtcatgtttgtttgtttttgttctccCCTAACTTGAAAAGGGTTTTGACACTTTGACCAGGGGTTTCACTGGGACTTCACTCTTTGTTTTAATCAAATGAGACAGATTTttgtttctattttattttggacttgattgtctcttttttttttcatgtatatatatatatatatatatatatatatatatatatatatatatatatatatccatccattttctaccgcttattcccttttgggtcgcggggggcgctggcgcctatctcagctacaatcgggcggaaggcggggtacaccctggacaagtcgccacctcatcgcagggccaacacagatagacagacaacattcacacactagggccaatttagtgttgccaatcaacctatccccaggtgcatgtctttggaagtgggaggaagccggagtacccggaaggaacccacgcattcacgaggaggacatgcaaattccagacagaaagatcccgatcctggatttgaacatattttatttctaattgttaataatcccatagattagcaccttaaagaa includes:
- the LOC133545390 gene encoding zinc finger protein 391-like isoform X4, coding for MLAKHVFHWDNSEWCTFPSPSHRPTKKVPFKSCWCNNRKNIFHSSLLHAAYEMNAHQEERPLQQQGDPQPPHIKEEKEAPWVTQEEEFVPEQEKADLTKFPLTVVSVKTEEHEDKPPESSQLHHSPNVCEEQLLPEKQECSFRMVKEDPSKKKTRCHGPSGVSFSSLTQTLSCKKEKEYLLMPHIKKEEEEHCISQPKRLEEFPVTGVPEDDEVKGESEEKREAEPPSSTSSQHMTTEADGDHCGGSQADKLLAPLSDSEDTTSHSPDTDDEDSKDDKTCHTDNTHFTCSHCDKTFKYHCHLKVHTRIHTGEKPFPCSICGKSFVQSPHLKVHMRTHTGEKPFSCSVCGKNFVLSKHLKVHMRTHTGEKHFVCSICGKGFTQSNTLKEHMTTHTGEKPFVCSTCGKGFTRSQYLKVHMRTHTGEKPFSCSICGKGFTESRHLNVHKRTHTGEKSHSCSICNRSFGDRSNLVAHMRTHTGEKSHSCLICNRRFCERSNLVRHMRTHTGEKSHSCSICNRSFCERSNLVVHMRRHTGEKVLNCSVCGERLSSKYQCKKHKCAGENSSSK